The genome window AAATTAATAATTCACAACTCTCACTTTTCAGCTAGAATTATTAAAGCAATAATCATCaaataataaaacatagaaaGGGCCATGGATTGTCTACCTAAAGTATAGAGATCACAGAACTgccttaaaatacaaagaaaatatttttatttgtgtaacAAAGACTCTAAGAAATGATGACACAATCAAGTTTAACAGAACTGATGTCAAGACACGAATAGGTCTGAAAAGGTATAAATGATTAATAACTTTGTTTCATCCAACTTTCCCTCAAATTAGGGGACATCTCTGATACATTCTGACTGAATCCTAAGTATGATGTATTCAGATGATTCATTCCAAGACGGTTCCCTTCAATTAGTCCTcagtatctctcttttttttctttttcttctttttctctggacTCTGAAAATAACAAACCAGAATGCTTTTTAAAGAGCTGTAAATGTATGGGTTAGTAATAATAACTTTTCCTATAAAAAGCAAAGTTGATCTAtatcctttgaaaataaatttgggtTAAAGATTAAAACCTAAAACTGTAAGTATCACCTCTATGAAAATCTGTagcaaatattctctctcttcctcaaagtAAACCGAGTTTATAGTAAGATTCTAGGTTTGGGAATGgcctttttaataatatttttatttttactgttccATCAATGAAAACCATCTTAACTGCCCGCTCATTTCTAATACGTAGAGTATAATAAAATACAGAGACCCCGCCCATGCCAACAAAGTACTGATAATTAAAAACATACCGCAATTGCTGTGCTGGTACAAGGTTCTTCCTCAGAAAGTGGTTCTTCcttaatgtgtttctttttgtccttctttttcttcttcttcacagACGTCTCCTGTTCTTCTACCACTAGtactccttcttcttcttcctcttcttcttctgttgCTGCTGGGGCTTCTTCAACTAAATGGGGTTAATTATACAGACACAACAATTAACACTGTGTCAGACCTCACTTTCCTGACCTCTTGCATATCAGTTTTTTCCCATCATTCTGGCTAtccaatagggagcctgcttctccctctgcctgtgtctgcctctctctctgtctctcataaataaatgaataaataaaatctttaaaaaaaataaagattttatttatttattcatgataatacacagagaggagagagagagagagagagaggcacagggagaagcaggctccatgcagggagcccgacgtgggactcgatcccagatctccaggatcaggccctgggccgaaggcagcgctaaactgctgagccacctgggctgccgtaagtaaaatctttaaaaaaagaagaagaagactcaGTAATAGGTGCATCTCATTAGAAACTCATTCACCAAAaatttatttagcacttactaAATAAATGCCAGGTCATATCCTAGCCAACCGGATACAACAGGACATAAAAAGAAATTCCTGTccttatgtatcttttttattagtagagggggaaaaacaataaaactacaCAATATCTTACACAGTAATCAATgctaagaataaaaacaaagcaggaagAGGAACACTAAGAACAGTAATGCGTATGGCTACTTCAGAGAGGATAGTCTGACAACACCTGGAAGAGGCAAAGGAGTGAATGATGCACCTATCCTGAGGAAAAACATTCCAGCCAGAGAGAAGAGTAAATGCTAAGGCTAttctgggagagaagcagagttgGAGAGTAACAAGAAATAATGAAGCCAGTGTGGCTGGCGGAGAGTGAGCAAGGAGTAAAAGTAGATCAGTGTTAACAGGAGGTAGCACTGTGgctgctacattaaaaaaaaaagcagtggtgGGTAAGAAGAATGGTTacattctggaaatattttcaatgtagaattgaattgaatttgttGCTAGACTAGAACTGGCTGGCTAAGTTGGTatgagcatatgactcttgatcttggaattttaagttggagccccacattgactgtagagatttcttaaaaatgaaatctttttttttttttaagatcacttGTTGCCAGAATACATTTGGGTTGTAAGAAAAAGTTAAATGCCACAGCAACCAGAACTGCCATTTATAAGACAGAAAAATTTGTGGAGAAACAAACAGACTGAGAGTGACAAAAACAGAGGAATATTAGTTTGAAAAGcttactgtaaaaaaacaaaaaacaaaaaacaaaaaaagcttacTGTATATACAAGTGGAGATACGAATCTGGAGTTGGTTGTTTCAAATGCTATTAATTGGCTTAGGGATCACCTTACTATTCAATAAGTAAATAGAAACACAGGACTTAAATAActtgtttatctttctttcagCCAGGTCAGGAATCCACATTTGCTGATAGTATACTTTTGACCACAAAGctatttagaaacaaacaaaaaattttttaagcaaaCCAAATATTACTTTAATGCCTGCTTTTCCTGCTAGACTAGCCGGCAGGCATTCAATACAGGTACTACTGGCAAATGGGGTTACTTGCTTACCAACTTTCCAAGATAGCCCAGTCCACCAGATAGCACCTATTAAATATTATTACTATAATGATAGGGTACTCAATGTTATTACTCTAGTCTATTCTATACAATAGAAACGACTAATTTAGAAAGCAtgaactttttttcttgtatctTAAGCTGATTCTCAAAATAATTCCTATGGTAGGAAGTAAAATTTGGTACGCTCAGCTTAATATGTGATTCcatatattcaaagaaatgcTTCTCTGAGATGCTTGGGTGGTTTTgtcagttaaacatttgcctacagctcaggtcatgatctcggagtcctgggatcaagccccaggttgggctcctgGCTAAGTGGGAgtagtctacttttccctctcccactccccaattatgctctctctctcattctctgaaataaaacctttaaaaacaaacacacaccattacctttcttttatttatttattcatgagagacacggagagtgaggcagagacacaggtagagggagaagctggctgcccacagggagtccaatgcaagactcagtcccaggtcccgggatcacgccctgagccaaaggcagatgcttaaccactgagccacccaggtgtcccacaccaTTAACTTTCAAATATGGGTAGCTTCATAATAAAGTTTAATGGCATGTATTTCCCCAAGACTTATGAAGTCTGTCTTTCTTAAAGAATAAGAAtataaacaacattttaaaacttcaagggcagccccggtggctcaggggtttagcgcctgccttccgcccagggtgtaatcctagagtcccaggatcgagtcccacgtcaggctccctgcatggcacctgcttctccctctgcctgtgtctctgtctctctctgtgtgtctctcatgaattaaataaataaaatcttaaaaaaaataaaaaaaaataaaaaaaaaataaaacttcaaactGACCTTTAATTTTAATCTTGGCTTTTTTGGCCTTCTTTTCaataatttcatcttctttatccacctGTTCGATCTTGCGTTTTTTAGAACAGGTTGGCAGTGTGGAGTCACCAGAAGGATCATAAGTCTTCACTTCACTGAAAGAAtcaaagaactataaaaaatCTCTACAACACTTATAACTGAAATAATTCTAAAGAAGTTTAAAGGAAATGCCATTAGATAATACTTACATAAGCATACAATGCTGTTTTAAATCATTTAGTGGCTTTGGGGTAGTTTATGAAAACTAATAGTTTCCAAAAGGTAAAGAGGTTATCAACCAGATTTTCCAAGTAAGTCAATCACACTTCAAGAGAAGTGGTGAgctaaaatgagttttttttttttttttaagattctatttatttatccgagagagagagagagagagatgggcagaaacacaggcagagggagaagcaggctccaggaagggagcccgacgtgggacttgatcctgggtccccaggatcacatccccggccgaaggcagcgctaaaccgctgagccacccgggctgccctaaaatgagTTCTGATTTAAGTTAGTAATCACTGTGATGACTGCggtatagaaaaatatttaatcagtATGAGGAAAATGGCAAAAATCTCTTTATACCAACGGACTATCCTAGAAAGTAAAAACTGAAGCAACTCAAGTTTCAGAACATAGGgtaattcaataaaaaacaaaatacctaaaTCAAGTTAACACAGAATACTTCATCACAAAATCCCCAAAGGCAGAAAAACAAGGGGATACATATGGATAAACATTCCCTAAAAGGCTACGCTTGCTTTTGTTCTAATGTGGCAGAAAAGTAAAAACTCAACGTACTAAGTGCCTAAAACAACAAGAAGTAATCTCATAATTGGTGCTTTAAGTGCATGTGTTTAAAGTAACAAgcagggacagcccaggtggctcactggtttagcgctgccttcggcccaggcgtgatcctggagtcctggtatcgagtcccacgtcaggctctctgcatggagcctgcttctccctctgcctgtgtctctgcctccgtgtgttgtgtctctcatgaataaataaataaaatcttaaaaaaaagtaaagtcacaAGCATAATGGCATATTAAGAAACTGTTCAAAACAAGGTAAggaatgtttcatttatttgtagatttatggtcgcttaatttttatttatttatttatttattaaaatgattttatttattcatgagagacacaggcagagggagaagcaggctccatgcaggcagcctgatgtgggactcgatcctgggtctccaggatcatgccctgggctgaaggcaggcgctaaacctctgagccacctgggctgcccggttgCTTAATTTTTATAcgttaaaaacatttataataaaaaacaaagatccaTACTTATCAACTAAAGACCTCAAGTCAgacttaaaaaattacaatatatatataatatatatagtcattgttgaaaacttggaaaattcaTAAAACATAAAGTTAGTGGGAACACTTTTGATTTCCTTCCAGAATAAAGGAAGTAGTTTTTctaaatatgtacatttaaatacatatatgaatatttacaGTAAGATGTTACTCCTTGCCCAGTTTAAAATCTTACTATTAAAATTCTTAAGGAATTATGGGTCCTGAGTGAGAATTTATGGGTTAATGACTAAAGAATCCGGAGACATACTGTAAAAGTGCTTCCCAGAAACGGTGTATTACATTCTACTTCCATCACATTACCAGCATTGAACATTACCTCAAATAATAACCAAACTACCAGACCCTAACACATATCTTTTGTTAATTTCATGGTGAGCtctcagtattttattattatgccttttagctatttttagacttttctgtcttttaaacaGGTTTCATTGTGGATTAACTATGAATTGATTTTTTGTTGATAGATGGTATACTATATCGAAACCATGAATAACAATATTTACTTTCAACATCTGAAAATGAACTAGTTAAAtattaaggggggaaaaaagccaaggggtgcctggctggcttggctGAAGGAGCATGAgagtcttgattttggggttgtgaggtACCTATAGAgagattatttgagagaaaagccaaaatatatgctatatgtgtatttattacaatgtaaaaatatatttatatgattaaaaattagaaatatggaaaactgtaaatagcaaagaaaaaattagagaCATTGAATTTAAGCAAGCATTTAAGCAAGGGttaggaagagacacagacagagggagaagcaggctccctgcagggagcccgacgtgggactcgatcctgggtctccaggatcatgccctgggcggaaggcggccctaaactgctgagccacctgggctgcccacaagcAGAAATTTTTAATCCTCCCCAAAATGTACTCACCTTTTATGTtcgtatttttctgtttttgctaaTGCTTTGCCTGTTCCACTTATTTTCCTTATCTAAGAAAAGATAACAATTTTTGGTAAATTTAAGGGAAACTTAGTAGCAGGAACAAAAAATATTAGACATactaaaatgtataataaaataaaaactgcttaGTAGGTGAAATGAGTAAGTACATAAATTACTTAAAGTTTATGAATTTTTTATAACACTTCTACAATAAACAGGATGTGGTCCTTACCCCTCTATCTTCCAAGGTCCTCAACCTGGCCTCTAATTTGGCTCTGTTCTCAACTCCCATTGCAGAACTGGAATCTTCACCAAAAGCATCGTACCGGATAGCCAAAACAGTTTTGGCAGCCAGCATTCGAGAAATCTAATAGAGAACTTGAAGTTAGAGGCATTTAAAGTATACCCCAAGTTGAGATGTTAAAATCAATAACTGATTCATGATAAAATAGAAGCATAACATCAACTCTTTCattctaggattttttaaaatcaagaaatataaTACAACTCAAGCCacctatctttttttaagattttattcattaattcattcatggggtggggggcagagacatatgcagaaggagcaggctccaaggggatcgatcctgggactcagggatcatgccctaagccaaagtcagacgctgctgaacagctgagccacccaggcatctcttaaGCCACCTATTTTATGTCTGAATCTCTCTCAATGGCTAACTGGTTATATACAAAACCCCATTCGTTCTGTTGGATGAGATAATCTTGCAGTAGTTCATGTCCAAAACGAGCTCAAAATATCCTAATGTCTTCCTTTAATTTCTACTCAGTGACCTTAGTTCCACACCATGAGATCATCTGGAAAAAGTGTAGCCCCTTTTAGGTTAATTAACAATGCATCACCCCTTTCATCAATCTGCtctgaattttatatttcagggttttgttttttttaacatttcagttTCTGTTAATTTATATGCCCTTACCAAAAAAGCTTGAAATTGCTTAAGTCTCagctttcccatctgtaaaagaTACCCTGTATCTCACAGGGCTATTAAAAGGATTCATGTAggggatccctcagtggctcagcggtttggcgcctgcctttgtccccggggcgtgattctggaatcctgggattgagtcccaccatcgggtctctgcgtggagcctgcttctctctctgctggtgtctctgcccccccctctctctcatgaataaaatctttaaaaataagtaagaggATTCATGTAAGTCCTACTAAGTGTTGAGCACAGTGTatggttattattttataattcataaatGATGCTAAATTGATTTCCTGCCAGAAAACTTCTGATTCATTCCCCATTCATCAACACATAGATTCTAGAAAACTCCTAACACAGCAAAAGAACATGGCTTTAATAAGATCAGTaatactttttcattaaaaaaaaaatttttttttttttaaaagtaagctctacacccaatatggggctgggAACTTAACAACCTCgtaatcaagagttgcacgctctgcttactgagtcagccaggtgcccccaataacactttatgttattttctttcattacacAAAAGTGCTTTTATAGCTCAAGAAATCATCATTCTCTAATGAAAAAGAAGCAGTAGAAAAATTTACTCCATCCTATAGAGTAGGGAGGAAATGACTTAtctggaggggagaaaaaaaagaaaaaatgaccgGTCTCAGGAGAAATACATCTCACCTTTCCTTTGTGTTTGGGACTTGTCTGGCCTACAAGTGAAGCATGATAAATGAGACCATACTTTGGGGTATCTCGTCTAGACTTGAGGGCTCTGAAGAGTGCCTTTTCTGCTCCAAGAATTTGAACTGTAGAAGCTGCATGTTTGGCCAAATTCAAAAGAGAACcttcaaaagaaaagaagtagtTACAAGGATTGCAATTCCAAGTATTTAAAAGTTCCATGTGTTAAACACAAGACATATAGTCTAAGTATTATAGCCAccagagtaaataaaaatctgataCAATACAGATTCTATAGTCTGGGACTCCCTAGAAAGCCTCAGCATTTGTGATTCAACCATGTAGCACTATAAGCAGAGGCTTATAATGAATGCTTATGCTAAACTGAAGGTTAAACCTATTAGTTCAATTATACTTATTTGCCAGAGACGGTATTAACTACTCTACATACTATTAGCATACCAGCAGGATTTTAGACATCAAGTATTCTACTttagatatggaaaaaaaacataagaatgaACAGACACACAAAGGACAGACATCTCAGCAGAAAAACTATGTGATAACTTTCTCACACTTTATCTGTTGTTTACAGTATGAATGAGGAGATATGCTTGTAAGTACACTGATCAGGTATAAAAAAGTTGCTGCTTTATTAGATTtactgtacagaaaaaaaaagatttactgtaCAGATTTTGTCAGAACAGACCCCCAATATTAATGCTCAACCACtagatatgtatttaaaattgaaCACACACTTCTGTTAATCCCTGCATCTCTTACCACAAAAGTTTGGTTAAGCCTACGAAAATATGGATGCAAACAAAACCAACCAGATAACCCCAATTTTGCAGCTGAGGGTATTTGGATGGCATATCTATCTGTATAATGATGTAGTTATAGGTAGGTGCTATTCTAGTTTAGACACTTTGATGTAGATGatacattaaaatattctatGATGGAGTGGAACAATGACTCCAACAATAGTACTTTACTCTATTTGCAAATATTcaattatacagtattttttgTAACATACCTTCTTTGTAACATCACCATATATACACCTGAAGTTTCattataaattcattaaaagATTTTGCatgtcaaatatattaaaattagcaTATTCAGTAGTGAACCAGATTCTCAAACAAGGGTATGTATCACCTGTTGTGAGAACTATTTAATCTGATGAGGGGTTTTTTCaagggggaagggtggagggaaagaccattttaagcaggctccatgcccagagcagagcccagtgatgggctcaatcttacaaccatgagatcatgacctgagtcaaaattaagaatcagacgcttaaccaactaagccacccaggcacccctattctggTAAGTTTCTAGTAGTGGAATCATTAACTGATTTCATTCTCCTGCATTCATCTGATTATTCTCATTAATGGTAAAAAACTTCTGACAACGGACCACAAGTGTCTCAGAAGAGGTAGTGACTAAAGATGCCTTCACTATCCAAAAGGAAATCAGGCATACACATTAGAATCATCATTGAACACTTGGTCCTTAGTTCTTAGCTATAACCAACTACTTCTGTTTATTACCTAAAATTTCTAATGAATATAATTTGAAGATGAAAAAGATAACCCTAAGTAGAAAACAATCTACTCTAAATATCCCTGTTTATAAGTTACATTAAAATCATCACCTGCATGAGCAATGAGCCGTGCTCCCACTAATTCCCCAACCATGACTGTAACATTCGGTGCAATGGCCATCATTCGATTTTGTAGATATTCATAGAGCTGAGTTCTATATTCTGAAATTTCAATTACCTagtataagaaacaaaatgaacacatCATAAATTACTTatgtaaaaatcatttaaaaaccacATGTCTTTACACACTGGAGCCCTAAACTATCATAGGTCAGCCATGTAATCCCGGAACAATGAACCATTCTTTATCTCAGTTTCCCGTTTTAATGGAttttatgagataataaatgtaaaacaaccCAATACACTGCCTAAAAATGCTAGTcaatattactgttattttttaaaaaactccaaGGCTAGACACTGGTCATCctctttgtgattcttttttgtgcatatgattttaaaatattttgtttttaagcatcTCTACACGAATTGTGGGCTAGAACTTACAACTCCAAGGTCAAGAGTGAcatgctctacggactgagccagccctCCTCTTTGTGATTCTTGTTTAGCTATCtccaaatgaggaaaaaagaacactCCAGGCTATAAACATAAAGGCTAGAAATAAGTAACTCAATCTTTATTTCTGTCTTAATGAATTTATAATTCATTATCCAGACAATGCtaacaatacaaataaattagATGGTATTTTTCAACCTACTTCAGTATGTATTTCCCccttgaaatatataaatcaagatGGCATCAGATGAGGTAGTGACTGAACACCCTCATATTTATCAGGTGAGTAAGCTTAAAAATCATCATTGCCATCAGAAAATTATTACATAGCCAGTCCCACCAAAAGTAATTTCTCCATGTGTATAGTTTACCTGAGTGCAGAGA of Canis lupus baileyi chromosome 36, mCanLup2.hap1, whole genome shotgun sequence contains these proteins:
- the NOP58 gene encoding nucleolar protein 58 isoform X2, translating into MLVLFETSVGYAIFKVLNEKKLQEVDSLWKEFETPEKANKIVKLKHFEKFQDTAEALAAFTALMEGKINKQLKKVLKKIVKEAHEPLAVADAKLGGVIKEKLNLSCIHSPVVNELMRGIRSQMDGLIPGVEPREMAAMCLGLAHSLSRYRLKFSADKVDTMIVQAISLLDDLDKELNNYIMRCREWYGWHFPELGKIISDNLTYCKCLQKVGDRKNYASAKLSELLPEEVEAEVKAAAEISMGTEVSEEDICNILHLCTQVIEISEYRTQLYEYLQNRMMAIAPNVTVMVGELVGARLIAHAGSLLNLAKHAASTVQILGAEKALFRALKSRRDTPKYGLIYHASLVGQTSPKHKGKISRMLAAKTVLAIRYDAFGEDSSSAMGVENRAKLEARLRTLEDRGIRKISGTGKALAKTEKYEHKSEVKTYDPSGDSTLPTCSKKRKIEQVDKEDEIIEKKAKKAKIKIKALWSKVYYQQMWIPDLAERKINKLFKSCVSIYLLNSKVIPKPINSI
- the NOP58 gene encoding nucleolar protein 58 isoform X5, translating into MEGKINKQLKKVLKKIVKEAHEPLAVADAKLGGVIKEKLNLSCIHSPVVNELMRGIRSQMDGLIPGVEPREMAAMCLGLAHSLSRYRLKFSADKVDTMIVQAISLLDDLDKELNNYIMRCREWYGWHFPELGKIISDNLTYCKCLQKVGDRKNYASAKLSELLPEEVEAEVKAAAEISMGTEVSEEDICNILHLCTQVIEISEYRTQLYEYLQNRMMAIAPNVTVMVGELVGARLIAHAGSLLNLAKHAASTVQILGAEKALFRALKSRRDTPKYGLIYHASLVGQTSPKHKGKISRMLAAKTVLAIRYDAFGEDSSSAMGVENRAKLEARLRTLEDRGIRKISGTGKALAKTEKYEHKSEVKTYDPSGDSTLPTCSKKRKIEQVDKEDEIIEKKAKKAKIKIKVEEAPAATEEEEEEEEGVLVVEEQETSVKKKKKKDKKKHIKEEPLSEEEPCTSTAIASPEKKKKKKKKRDTED
- the NOP58 gene encoding nucleolar protein 58 isoform X1 yields the protein MLVLFETSVGYAIFKVLNEKKLQEVDSLWKEFETPEKANKIVKLKHFEKFQDTAEALAAFTALMEGKINKQLKKVLKKIVKEAHEPLAVADAKLGGVIKEKLNLSCIHSPVVNELMRGIRSQMDGLIPGVEPREMAAMCLGLAHSLSRYRLKFSADKVDTMIVQAISLLDDLDKELNNYIMRCREWYGWHFPELGKIISDNLTYCKCLQKVGDRKNYASAKLSELLPEEVEAEVKAAAEISMGTEVSEEDICNILHLCTQVIEISEYRTQLYEYLQNRMMAIAPNVTVMVGELVGARLIAHAGSLLNLAKHAASTVQILGAEKALFRALKSRRDTPKYGLIYHASLVGQTSPKHKGKISRMLAAKTVLAIRYDAFGEDSSSAMGVENRAKLEARLRTLEDRGIRKISGTGKALAKTEKYEHKSEVKTYDPSGDSTLPTCSKKRKIEQVDKEDEIIEKKAKKAKIKIKVEEAPAATEEEEEEEEGVLVVEEQETSVKKKKKKDKKKHIKEEPLSEEEPCTSTAIASPEKKKKKKKKRDTED
- the NOP58 gene encoding nucleolar protein 58 isoform X3; its protein translation is MRRNFKRLIVCGKNLKLQRKQIKSFTALMEGKINKQLKKVLKKIVKEAHEPLAVADAKLGGVIKEKLNLSCIHSPVVNELMRGIRSQMDGLIPGVEPREMAAMCLGLAHSLSRYRLKFSADKVDTMIVQAISLLDDLDKELNNYIMRCREWYGWHFPELGKIISDNLTYCKCLQKVGDRKNYASAKLSELLPEEVEAEVKAAAEISMGTEVSEEDICNILHLCTQVIEISEYRTQLYEYLQNRMMAIAPNVTVMVGELVGARLIAHAGSLLNLAKHAASTVQILGAEKALFRALKSRRDTPKYGLIYHASLVGQTSPKHKGKISRMLAAKTVLAIRYDAFGEDSSSAMGVENRAKLEARLRTLEDRGIRKISGTGKALAKTEKYEHKSEVKTYDPSGDSTLPTCSKKRKIEQVDKEDEIIEKKAKKAKIKIKVEEAPAATEEEEEEEEGVLVVEEQETSVKKKKKKDKKKHIKEEPLSEEEPCTSTAIASPEKKKKKKKKRDTED
- the NOP58 gene encoding nucleolar protein 58 isoform X4 — translated: MKWICNSNGLRCGQEEREAFTALMEGKINKQLKKVLKKIVKEAHEPLAVADAKLGGVIKEKLNLSCIHSPVVNELMRGIRSQMDGLIPGVEPREMAAMCLGLAHSLSRYRLKFSADKVDTMIVQAISLLDDLDKELNNYIMRCREWYGWHFPELGKIISDNLTYCKCLQKVGDRKNYASAKLSELLPEEVEAEVKAAAEISMGTEVSEEDICNILHLCTQVIEISEYRTQLYEYLQNRMMAIAPNVTVMVGELVGARLIAHAGSLLNLAKHAASTVQILGAEKALFRALKSRRDTPKYGLIYHASLVGQTSPKHKGKISRMLAAKTVLAIRYDAFGEDSSSAMGVENRAKLEARLRTLEDRGIRKISGTGKALAKTEKYEHKSEVKTYDPSGDSTLPTCSKKRKIEQVDKEDEIIEKKAKKAKIKIKVEEAPAATEEEEEEEEGVLVVEEQETSVKKKKKKDKKKHIKEEPLSEEEPCTSTAIASPEKKKKKKKKRDTED